In Methanothermus fervidus DSM 2088, a single genomic region encodes these proteins:
- a CDS encoding formylmethanofuran-tetrahydromethanopterin formyltransferase (COGs: COG2037 Formylmethanofuran:tetrahydromethanopterin formyltransferase~InterPro IPR014053: IPR002770~KEGG: mth:MTH403 formylmethanofuran--tetrahydromethanopterin formyltransferase~PFAM: formylmethanofuran: tetrahydromethanopterin formyltransferase (Ftr)~PRIAM: Formylmethanofuran--tetrahydromethanopterin N-formyltransferase~SPTR: O26503 Formylmethanofuran--tetrahydromethanopterin formyltransferase-like protein~PFAM: FTR, proximal lobe; lobe~TIGRFAM: formylmethanofuran--tetrahydromethanopterin N-formyltransferase), with product MYINDVFIEDTFCEAFYGVCARVLITAEDKNTLKKAAYDATSTPGAVIGRIEGGVEKFVDKSKTPDGRPGAILQFWFGKKDLKKFEVELSYRIRQDILVKPFTTLFNLELDADGHIDTMKYVGHCGDGYEWEEELYGRKMIVVPITVPDFKIERKIGYQKGIMGANFWYMCETKEAVLEAGEKIIKAINKIDYVITPFDVCSAASKPETNYPWIGPTTNHPYCPSLKSRLGKDSKVPEGVKYIPEIVINGLKEDKIKEAMKVGIEAATTVDGVLRISAGNYGGKLGEYKLRLYDVLK from the coding sequence GTGTATATCAACGATGTTTTTATTGAAGATACTTTTTGTGAGGCTTTTTATGGAGTTTGTGCTAGGGTATTGATTACAGCAGAAGATAAAAATACTTTAAAGAAAGCAGCTTATGATGCAACATCAACGCCTGGAGCTGTAATAGGAAGAATCGAAGGAGGAGTTGAAAAATTTGTAGATAAGTCTAAGACTCCTGATGGAAGACCTGGTGCCATTTTACAATTTTGGTTTGGAAAAAAAGATTTAAAAAAATTTGAAGTAGAGTTATCATATAGGATTAGACAAGATATTTTAGTTAAACCATTCACAACATTATTTAATTTAGAATTAGATGCTGATGGACATATCGACACTATGAAATATGTTGGACATTGTGGAGATGGATATGAATGGGAAGAAGAGTTATATGGAAGAAAAATGATTGTTGTACCGATTACAGTGCCTGACTTCAAAATTGAGAGGAAAATTGGTTATCAAAAAGGAATAATGGGTGCAAATTTTTGGTATATGTGTGAAACCAAAGAAGCTGTTTTAGAAGCAGGTGAAAAAATTATAAAGGCTATAAATAAAATAGATTATGTTATTACACCTTTTGATGTATGTTCAGCTGCGTCAAAACCAGAAACAAATTATCCTTGGATAGGACCAACAACAAATCATCCTTATTGTCCATCATTAAAATCTAGACTTGGAAAAGATTCTAAGGTGCCTGAAGGTGTTAAATATATCCCTGAAATTGTTATAAATGGATTGAAAGAAGATAAAATTAAGGAAGCAATGAAAGTTGGCATAGAAGCTGCAACTACTGTTGATGGTGTCTTAAGAATTTCTGCAGGAAATTATGGTGGAAAATTAGGAGAGTATAAATTAAGGTTGTATGATGTTTTGAAATAA
- a CDS encoding conserved hypothetical protein (COGs: COG4030 conserved hypothetical protein~KEGG: msi:Msm_0309 hypothetical protein~SPTR: Q9UXP1 Putative uncharacterized protein ehaR), which yields MKLFISDCEGPITLNDNAFELSSYFIPEGDKFFEIVSKYDDILAEEIKRPGYQAGNTLKLILPFLKAYGATDESMIKYSKDNINLVPNAKHMLKHVSSLMNSFIVSTSYEHYIKALCDLVNFPFDNTYSTKLQLDKYNLPPEEKKKIIEFRKIILSNPDIETLDKIFFEEIPKMEIGKIFNDVEIIGSKKKKEITKEIIRKNNSKKEETLYIGDSITDIEVFRFLRSEGLAISFNGNEFAVKEANIVVISPTTDPLIVLSKLHSMCSREEVFEFVKYYCKDPENAIQKYCPEFKNMLKTKPTIVLPEMVDIDKISERSLEMRKNIRGEKIGGLG from the coding sequence ATGAAACTTTTTATAAGTGATTGTGAAGGACCTATAACACTCAATGACAATGCATTTGAATTATCTTCATATTTTATACCAGAGGGGGATAAATTCTTCGAAATAGTAAGTAAATATGACGATATTTTAGCAGAAGAAATTAAAAGACCAGGATACCAAGCTGGAAACACACTCAAATTAATATTGCCTTTTTTAAAGGCATATGGGGCCACTGATGAATCCATGATTAAGTATTCTAAAGATAATATAAATTTGGTACCTAATGCAAAGCATATGTTGAAGCATGTTTCATCCTTAATGAACTCATTTATTGTTAGTACAAGCTATGAACATTATATAAAGGCGCTGTGTGATTTAGTTAACTTTCCTTTTGACAACACTTATAGTACAAAATTACAGTTAGATAAATATAATTTACCTCCTGAAGAAAAAAAGAAAATTATTGAATTTAGAAAAATCATCCTTTCAAACCCTGACATTGAAACACTAGACAAAATATTTTTTGAAGAGATTCCAAAGATGGAGATAGGTAAAATTTTTAACGATGTTGAAATTATAGGTAGTAAAAAAAAGAAAGAAATTACAAAAGAAATTATAAGGAAAAACAATTCAAAAAAGGAGGAAACGCTATATATAGGCGATAGCATAACAGACATTGAAGTTTTTAGGTTTTTAAGAAGTGAAGGATTGGCAATTTCTTTTAATGGCAATGAATTTGCAGTTAAAGAAGCAAATATAGTGGTAATTTCTCCAACAACTGATCCATTAATAGTTTTATCAAAATTACATTCAATGTGTAGCAGAGAAGAAGTTTTTGAATTTGTAAAATATTATTGTAAAGATCCTGAAAATGCTATACAAAAATATTGTCCTGAATTTAAAAATATGCTTAAAACAAAACCAACGATTGTCTTACCTGAGATGGTAGACATTGACAAAATATCTGAAAGAAGTTTAGAGATGAGAAAAAACATTAGAGGAGAGAAAATAGGAGGTCTGGGTTAG
- a CDS encoding PfkB domain protein (COGs: COG0524 Sugar kinase ribokinase family~InterPro IPR011611: IPR002139: IPR002173~KEGG: msi:Msm_0307 ribokinase family sugar kinase~PFAM: PfkB domain protein~SPTR: B9ACH0 Putative uncharacterized protein~PFAM: pfkB family carbohydrate kinase): protein MKYDVVGFGALNVDNIYLVDEIAGVDEETSIRSQKRYIGGSAANTIIGLSRLGVKCAYIGKIAKDEEGKFIKNRLLDEGVDTRCLITSSDGRSGKVFVFVDRSGNRAIYVDPGVNDTITIDEIEKICFSTKILHLTSFVGKISFKTQKSILNKIDSRTTVSFDPGMLYVRMGEKALREFLEKTNILLINEKEIRILCDEEDYKRAANSLLDYVDIIVVKRGKNSVYLRTKNLELFVPTLKVKCVDTTGAGDAFNAGFLYGYLNNYSLRKSCMLGNYVASCCIKKFGATDGIPRNLNGFKKYEERVKNETFYK from the coding sequence ATGAAATATGATGTAGTTGGTTTTGGAGCTCTTAATGTTGATAATATATATTTAGTTGATGAAATAGCTGGAGTTGATGAAGAAACATCCATAAGAAGTCAAAAAAGATATATTGGTGGCTCTGCAGCAAACACTATAATCGGATTGAGTAGGTTAGGTGTTAAATGCGCATACATAGGTAAAATTGCTAAGGATGAAGAAGGTAAATTCATAAAAAATAGATTACTTGATGAGGGCGTTGATACTAGGTGTTTAATAACTTCTTCAGATGGTAGAAGTGGAAAAGTTTTTGTTTTTGTAGATAGAAGTGGAAATAGGGCTATATATGTTGATCCAGGCGTTAATGACACCATTACAATTGATGAAATAGAGAAAATTTGTTTTTCAACTAAAATTTTACATTTGACGTCATTTGTTGGAAAAATTTCATTTAAAACTCAAAAATCAATATTAAATAAAATAGATTCAAGAACAACAGTAAGTTTTGATCCAGGAATGTTATATGTGAGAATGGGTGAAAAGGCATTAAGAGAATTTTTGGAGAAAACAAACATACTATTGATCAATGAGAAAGAAATAAGAATATTGTGTGACGAGGAAGATTATAAAAGAGCAGCTAATTCTCTATTAGATTATGTGGACATAATAGTTGTTAAGAGGGGTAAAAATAGTGTATATTTAAGAACTAAAAATTTAGAGTTATTTGTGCCGACTTTAAAAGTTAAATGTGTAGATACCACAGGCGCTGGCGACGCATTTAATGCAGGATTTTTATATGGTTATTTAAATAATTATAGTTTAAGGAAATCTTGTATGCTTGGTAATTATGTAGCTTCATGTTGTATAAAAAAATTTGGAGCTACAGATGGAATTCCAAGGAATTTAAATGGATTTAAGAAATATGAGGAGCGGGTAAAAAATGAAACTTTTTATAAGTGA
- a CDS encoding conserved hypothetical protein (KEGG: mth:MTH1457 hypothetical protein~SPTR: O27506 Putative uncharacterized protein), with translation MKRNKSLGKGLDALIKTEDESLGTMLKDKKVEEVIREVKNNPRITLWSMRAAAVLRYLKKTKPGFSISKEASTLIEKAIKDKYPDIWRLFSKLE, from the coding sequence ATGAAAAGAAATAAAAGCCTTGGAAAGGGCCTTGATGCATTGATAAAAACAGAGGATGAAAGCCTTGGAACAATGTTAAAAGATAAAAAGGTTGAAGAAGTTATAAGAGAAGTTAAAAATAATCCCAGAATAACATTGTGGTCTATGAGGGCAGCTGCAGTTTTAAGATATTTGAAAAAGACAAAACCAGGGTTTAGTATAAGTAAAGAAGCTTCAACTTTGATAGAAAAGGCCATTAAAGATAAATATCCAGATATATGGCGTTTATTTTCAAAACTTGAATAG
- a CDS encoding chromosome segregation ATPase (COGs: COG1192 ATPase involved in chromosome partitioning~InterPro IPR002586~KEGG: mst:Msp_1571 ATPase~PFAM: Cobyrinic acid ac-diamide synthase~SPTR: Q2NE15 Predicted ATPase~PFAM: CobQ/CobB/MinD/ParA nucleotide binding domain): MGEIISITNQKGGCGKTTTAVNLSAALASLNKKILVIDMDPQANATTGFGINKFKLDSSVYSIICGEAKAEEVIRKTSIPNLYIIPSNLDLSGAEVELISQIGSHAVLKEAIDPIKNDYDYIFIDTPPSLGILTLNALVACDSVIIPIQTEYYALEGIADLLRTIKLVENRLNSPCPIKGILLTLYDRRTRLAREVYQEVKNFFSSKEYIFKTTIPRNIRLAEAPSHGMPCIIYDKDCNGSKAYFKLAKELIKLEEDNEKK, encoded by the coding sequence ATGGGTGAAATAATATCAATAACAAATCAAAAAGGCGGTTGTGGTAAGACTACAACGGCAGTGAATTTATCGGCTGCACTTGCATCTTTAAACAAGAAAATTCTTGTAATAGATATGGATCCACAAGCAAATGCAACAACAGGTTTTGGAATAAATAAATTTAAGTTAGATAGTAGTGTATATTCAATTATTTGTGGAGAAGCAAAAGCAGAGGAGGTCATTAGGAAAACATCCATTCCTAATCTTTATATTATTCCAAGTAATCTTGACCTCAGTGGGGCAGAAGTAGAACTTATTAGCCAAATAGGATCTCATGCAGTGCTTAAAGAAGCGATAGATCCAATAAAGAATGATTATGATTATATATTTATTGACACGCCCCCATCTTTGGGAATATTGACATTGAATGCATTGGTTGCATGTGATAGTGTTATAATACCAATACAGACGGAATATTATGCATTAGAAGGAATAGCTGATCTATTAAGAACTATTAAGTTAGTTGAGAATCGTTTAAATAGTCCGTGCCCAATAAAAGGTATATTGTTGACATTATATGATAGAAGAACACGTCTAGCCAGGGAAGTTTATCAAGAAGTTAAAAATTTCTTTTCTTCAAAAGAATATATTTTTAAGACAACAATACCACGAAATATACGTTTAGCAGAAGCTCCAAGTCACGGGATGCCATGCATAATTTATGATAAAGATTGTAATGGTTCTAAAGCATACTTTAAGTTAGCAAAAGAGTTGATTAAATTGGAGGAAGATAATGAAAAGAAATAA
- a CDS encoding Radical SAM domain protein (COGs: COG1032 Fe-S oxidoreductase~InterPro IPR007197: IPR006638~KEGG: mfe:Mefer_0266 radical SAM domain protein~PFAM: Radical SAM domain protein~SMART: Elongator protein 3/MiaB/NifB~SPTR: B5IGV6 Radical SAM domain protein~PFAM: Radical SAM superfamily), with translation MKIVLTADETLTSTYRNLPLSDFLGCVPPQRIPPILYRIIDTQVPHKNGRLIFAPYSLRKVEAALLKKYRRDEVAVVHPKYVEKFIDENTKIVAVTAMDPLGLGPLTMMFTEGGRFPSYTKIKFTSLVDRINSYRERKNLDFKIVVGGSGAWQLKAKEYEMKKLKIDHLIIGETEHKIAEIFKDIEVEKADEIILIRDQPSANEIPTIVGPSYKGMVEVMRGCGRGCKFCDPNIRKVRYYPIKKIIREIKVNKSAGQNNAWLHSEDIFSYMLEDKKEYNPNEEAVINLFKEVLKIVNYANPTHANIASALAAPRIIKEIAKLNNAGPNRWVGVQIGFETASPSLLKKIASNKAKPFNVDEWPQVLLNGTYLLNKYFWFPAYTSIVGLPGATEEDEIYTARLIITMRKVLREKLGKKAHFVVVPLSFVPMGYLKDKEFFNINEELTKGELLHIYHAWKQILWEFRRGFKMVKKGLLATLISPLIKLGLRFLLKGIEKWANEKGVDVNKPLDPINIKIERGMIN, from the coding sequence TTGAAAATTGTTTTAACTGCTGACGAAACATTAACATCAACTTATAGAAATTTACCACTTTCGGATTTTCTAGGATGTGTACCTCCACAAAGAATACCTCCAATACTTTATAGAATTATAGATACTCAAGTCCCACATAAAAATGGCAGACTAATTTTTGCACCATATTCTTTACGTAAGGTAGAAGCAGCATTACTTAAAAAGTATAGAAGAGACGAAGTAGCAGTCGTTCATCCTAAATATGTAGAAAAATTTATTGATGAAAATACAAAGATAGTGGCTGTTACAGCTATGGATCCATTGGGTTTAGGACCACTTACAATGATGTTTACTGAGGGTGGAAGATTTCCATCTTATACAAAAATAAAGTTTACATCGCTTGTTGATAGAATAAATAGTTATAGGGAAAGAAAAAATTTAGATTTTAAAATTGTAGTTGGAGGTTCTGGGGCTTGGCAATTAAAAGCCAAAGAATATGAAATGAAAAAATTAAAAATTGATCATTTAATAATTGGTGAAACAGAACATAAAATTGCTGAAATATTTAAAGATATTGAGGTTGAGAAAGCTGATGAGATAATTCTCATTAGGGACCAACCATCTGCAAATGAAATACCAACTATTGTAGGCCCATCATATAAAGGAATGGTAGAAGTTATGAGAGGTTGTGGTCGCGGATGTAAATTTTGTGATCCTAATATTAGGAAAGTAAGATACTATCCAATTAAGAAGATTATTAGAGAGATTAAAGTAAATAAAAGTGCTGGACAAAACAACGCATGGCTCCATAGTGAGGATATATTTAGTTACATGCTAGAAGATAAAAAGGAATATAATCCAAATGAAGAAGCTGTAATCAACTTATTTAAGGAAGTTCTTAAAATTGTAAATTATGCAAATCCTACTCATGCAAATATTGCTAGTGCATTAGCTGCACCTAGAATTATAAAAGAGATAGCAAAATTAAATAATGCTGGCCCAAATAGATGGGTAGGTGTCCAAATAGGATTTGAAACTGCCTCACCATCTTTATTAAAGAAAATTGCAAGTAATAAAGCAAAACCATTCAATGTTGATGAATGGCCACAAGTATTGTTAAATGGTACCTACCTTCTCAATAAATATTTTTGGTTCCCTGCTTATACAAGTATTGTGGGCTTGCCTGGTGCAACAGAGGAGGATGAAATTTATACAGCAAGACTGATAATTACGATGAGAAAGGTATTGAGAGAGAAATTGGGTAAAAAGGCACATTTTGTAGTTGTACCGCTTTCTTTTGTACCAATGGGATATTTAAAAGATAAAGAGTTTTTTAACATCAATGAGGAATTAACAAAGGGAGAGTTATTACATATTTACCATGCCTGGAAACAGATTCTTTGGGAATTTAGACGAGGATTTAAAATGGTAAAAAAAGGTTTGTTAGCTACATTGATTTCTCCTTTGATAAAATTAGGTTTAAGATTTCTTCTGAAGGGAATAGAAAAATGGGCTAACGAAAAAGGAGTAGATGTTAATAAACCATTAGATCCAATAAACATTAAGATTGAAAGAGGCATGATTAATTAA
- a CDS encoding Protein of unknown function DUF2142, membrane (COGs: COG4713 membrane protein~InterPro IPR018674~KEGG: cac:CAC0024 hypothetical protein~PFAM: Protein of unknown function DUF2142, membrane~SPTR: Q97N14 Membrane protein, related to Actinobacillus protein (1944168)~PFAM: Predicted membrane protein (DUF2142)) produces MTKVEKIFLIIALIYGILFSFLVPPFQVPDEKWHFYKAFSISEGHIFPTKYVVVPKNVKVVVDTFNSVKDVQKKIYESLNLPITQNKVAVDISNVSIYPPIPYLFSSLIFMALKSFSPLILMYIARLVNLIVWITLLYFAIKITPIHKRLFLALSLMPMTIHQAASLSPDSFTIGISFLAIAVIYNYVFGEEKIKRRDFALILILMLILAFSKPGYALLSLIFLMIPSDKFPKRTKILDFIVIIFVVFSLLVVWCISFKGYYTPSEDPAVRPNLQFNYVVTHPLEFIKILGNTISTKLNLYLIMFVGCFGHLNVYLPEFLVYAYLFMLFFISLSDNAKFEIHNKQKLIAFFTFLLLSFLIFLFEYLTWTPVGYNTILGVQGRYFIPISPLFFMIFHNKTVKKLKIKTNRALTILILFILFCLSFSVFKLLEYYWL; encoded by the coding sequence ATGACTAAAGTAGAGAAGATATTTTTAATAATTGCATTAATTTATGGAATACTTTTTTCATTTTTGGTGCCGCCATTTCAAGTACCTGATGAGAAATGGCATTTCTATAAGGCTTTTTCTATTAGTGAAGGACATATATTTCCAACAAAATATGTTGTCGTTCCAAAAAATGTTAAAGTTGTTGTAGATACATTCAATTCTGTTAAAGACGTCCAAAAGAAAATTTATGAAAGTTTAAATTTACCAATAACACAAAATAAAGTCGCTGTAGATATATCAAATGTTTCTATTTATCCACCTATTCCATATTTGTTTTCCTCTCTGATTTTTATGGCGTTAAAATCATTTTCACCCTTAATTTTAATGTATATAGCAAGACTTGTAAATTTAATTGTCTGGATAACCCTTCTATATTTTGCAATAAAAATTACACCCATACATAAAAGATTATTTTTAGCATTGTCATTAATGCCTATGACAATTCATCAAGCTGCATCACTGTCTCCAGATAGTTTTACAATTGGTATTTCGTTTCTTGCTATTGCAGTTATATACAATTATGTATTTGGGGAAGAAAAAATAAAAAGAAGAGATTTTGCTTTAATTTTAATTTTAATGTTAATTCTCGCATTCTCTAAGCCAGGTTATGCACTTTTATCATTGATTTTTTTGATGATACCTAGTGATAAGTTTCCAAAGAGAACCAAAATTTTAGACTTCATAGTAATAATTTTTGTTGTATTTTCACTTCTCGTAGTCTGGTGTATTTCATTCAAAGGATATTATACTCCAAGTGAAGATCCAGCAGTTCGGCCTAACTTACAATTTAATTATGTTGTCACACATCCACTAGAATTTATAAAAATCCTTGGAAACACAATATCAACAAAATTAAATTTATATTTAATAATGTTTGTTGGGTGTTTTGGACATCTAAACGTTTATTTACCTGAATTTCTTGTTTATGCATACCTCTTCATGTTATTTTTTATTTCACTTAGTGACAATGCTAAATTTGAAATACATAATAAACAAAAACTAATAGCATTTTTTACTTTCTTATTGCTTTCATTTCTCATATTTTTATTTGAGTATCTAACTTGGACACCTGTGGGGTATAATACAATACTAGGAGTTCAAGGAAGGTACTTTATACCTATTTCTCCTTTATTCTTCATGATTTTCCATAATAAAACTGTCAAAAAGCTAAAAATTAAAACTAATCGTGCTTTAACAATATTAATATTGTTTATTCTCTTTTGTCTTTCCTTCAGCGTTTTTAAACTTTTGGAATATTACTGGTTGTGA
- a CDS encoding glutamate synthase (NADPH) GltB1 subunit (COGs: COG0067 Glutamate synthase domain 1~InterPro IPR017932: IPR000583~KEGG: mth:MTH191 glutamine PRPP amidotransferase~PFAM: glutamine amidotransferase class-II~SPTR: O26293 Putative glutamine amidotransferase MTH_191~PFAM: Glutamine amidotransferases class-II), protein MCGIAGIVCKDKKVHNVGKLMTKMLQTLQHRGPDSAGFAIYGGLKLKKNEYLLNIEVKEKPGLLDSVKKVIESVTKIKKEKIIPSVEEYVIYRCIITLNSYSELKPLIVEIDKIEGATVLSGSHSFEMIKDVGSVVEIADRYDTWSKKGTHAIGHTRFSTESIVDRYHAHPFQSYIVPDITVVHNGQITNYWKIRDPLERKGHIFETTNDTECIVHYIADKLADGYSLEEALEESVKDMDGPFSYIIATPTGIGIAKDKLGLRPGVMAEDDNVFAIASEEVALREVVDTRCVEQINPGEVRVYEF, encoded by the coding sequence TTGTGTGGAATAGCAGGGATCGTATGTAAAGATAAAAAAGTGCATAATGTAGGTAAATTGATGACTAAAATGCTTCAAACACTACAACATAGAGGCCCTGATTCTGCAGGTTTTGCAATATATGGTGGATTAAAATTGAAAAAAAATGAATATTTATTAAACATTGAAGTAAAAGAAAAACCAGGATTACTAGATAGTGTCAAAAAAGTTATAGAGAGTGTCACAAAAATAAAAAAAGAAAAAATAATTCCTTCAGTTGAAGAATATGTTATTTATCGTTGTATAATCACCCTAAACTCATATTCAGAATTAAAACCATTAATAGTTGAGATAGATAAAATAGAAGGTGCAACTGTACTTAGTGGAAGCCATTCATTTGAGATGATAAAAGATGTTGGGTCTGTAGTTGAAATTGCTGATCGCTATGATACATGGTCAAAGAAAGGTACTCATGCCATAGGTCATACAAGGTTTTCAACAGAGAGTATTGTAGATAGGTATCATGCACACCCATTCCAAAGTTATATAGTCCCTGATATTACAGTTGTTCATAATGGTCAAATAACAAATTATTGGAAAATAAGAGATCCTTTAGAAAGGAAAGGTCACATATTTGAAACAACAAACGATACAGAATGTATAGTTCATTATATAGCCGATAAACTTGCAGATGGATATTCTCTTGAAGAAGCATTAGAAGAATCTGTTAAAGACATGGATGGTCCATTTTCTTATATTATAGCCACTCCAACAGGTATAGGAATTGCAAAAGATAAACTTGGCTTACGTCCTGGAGTAATGGCAGAAGATGACAATGTTTTTGCAATAGCATCTGAAGAAGTAGCATTAAGAGAAGTTGTAGATACTAGGTGTGTAGAACAAATAAACCCTGGTGAAGTAAGGGTTTATGAATTTTAA
- a CDS encoding glutamate synthase (NADPH) GltB3 subunit (COGs: COG0070 Glutamate synthase domain 3~InterPro IPR012061: IPR002489~KEGG: mth:MTH192 tungsten formylmethanofuran dehydrogenase, subunit C-like protein~PFAM: glutamate synthase alpha subunit domain protein~SPTR: O26294 Tungsten formylmethanofuran dehydrogenase, subunit C homolog~PFAM: GXGXG motif) produces MKEVVIDAESKTPREVNSSLKKLAEKYDRIIIENPNAMHYLAAGLTKKVEVIINGSAGYFVGTMIHGPKIEVKGNAGWFPADNMTKGKVIIHGSAGDGVGQGIYGGTVIVKGDAGSRTGEIMKNGTIIIGGNSGFMTGLFMMGGRIVVLGDLGKDAGESIIRGKIYVRGEIQSLGKNARVEEINVKDEEELNKILNENGFNIKKSEYDEFKKIVPKSKRPFYGKQSEEG; encoded by the coding sequence ATGAAAGAAGTAGTTATTGATGCTGAATCAAAAACCCCTAGAGAGGTCAATAGTTCTTTAAAAAAATTAGCAGAAAAATATGATAGGATAATTATCGAAAATCCTAATGCAATGCATTATCTTGCAGCAGGGCTTACTAAAAAAGTTGAAGTTATTATTAATGGATCTGCAGGGTACTTTGTAGGAACAATGATTCATGGCCCAAAAATAGAAGTAAAAGGAAATGCTGGCTGGTTCCCTGCAGATAATATGACTAAAGGCAAAGTTATAATTCATGGATCAGCTGGAGACGGAGTTGGGCAGGGAATATATGGAGGTACAGTGATTGTAAAAGGAGATGCAGGGTCAAGAACTGGAGAGATAATGAAAAATGGGACAATAATAATTGGTGGCAACTCTGGATTTATGACAGGTCTTTTTATGATGGGTGGACGCATTGTTGTTTTAGGAGATTTAGGAAAAGATGCTGGAGAGTCAATAATAAGAGGAAAAATTTATGTTAGAGGGGAAATACAAAGTTTAGGGAAAAATGCAAGAGTTGAAGAGATAAACGTCAAAGACGAAGAAGAATTAAATAAAATATTGAATGAAAATGGATTCAACATAAAAAAATCAGAATATGATGAATTTAAAAAAATTGTTCCAAAAAGTAAAAGACCATTTTATGGTAAACAATCGGAGGAAGGATAA